The Clavelina lepadiformis chromosome 1, kaClaLepa1.1, whole genome shotgun sequence genome segment AGTACAATCATATCTCACCATATTCTGCTTGATTTTTCTCACCTTTTTCATGGGCTTATTTGAAACATGTTAACGTCAATCAATCGTTTTAAACCAATTAGCCATGAAAGCTTTACCATGCACCTTGCATGGTTTTCTTAAATTATAATAACGTTTACGTTGTATGTACGTCGCTATCGTTTAACATAACATAGTTTTATTGTGAGAGATTTATTCGAAAAGGTCCGATGTCGTTTTATCGAGACTTCAACAGCAGTCCAGACTCCATGTAAATTATATAGGGATATACAGGATCTTCggcattaaaatttcatgacTTTGCACGTGCGCAGCAGTGTCACGTTTCACTCGTGTGAAAGCGGTTCATCGGGATCAAAAACCACCGAAATCCAAGACCAtagagcaggggtgtccaacctttttggccaaagggccacatgcgatttacgaatgattgcgcgggccacatgagtgtttactgctaatttctaattaaaacccttacaccaaaattctaatcttagaaatacgtattatcctcttttacaattataagaacaataaagataccaagatatagtagagtcaacaaagtttttactacatgtcgacatttcaatgtgaagtttggcaatattcggtgagatggacgatgtagcaatgcgaagcgagttttccatatggctgtcagaaattagtatacaaacaataaatgccaatttctctgaatgtaagttcgccataaattacgtagCCGATTTAGTTGATAATATTAGTCATTTCGACCAAATGTGGCTGGACACCCCTGCCATAGAGGTTAACGTAAAGATTTTTCTCGGGCCCAGCTATACAACGTTTGCAGGAAGTCTCGTTGTAAGATGCAAGCCTGGAAAGTTTACATGGTTTACATTTGcacattaaaaataattgtgaAAACCTCTCAATCTGGATGCGTGCGTGGTAGTCTAAGACTCTACGctacagttcttcctccattAAGCCTACCGTAAACTATAGCCTACTTGTAATCTTTCAATGGCCTAAGACAGGTTAATTGACAAAAATACGATTAGACCAATTAGACCTACCGAAATGCTTAACCGAGTTCGGATTTAGAACACGGTACTTTCAAACaggaaagaaaaatgttggaAGCACGAaacgtaggcctatatttcTACTCATGTCGCATATAGGCCTAAGATTAGCTTTAACAGCTATTCAattgtagcggcctgggtgacATTTTTAATActattacatcatttcttggaaaagtgttttccagttattgtttccagcacctgtgctaataagaaatctttattgcaaatgcccgcttcttaaATTTATGTTGATAATTTATCTACGTGTCAACTTCAACTGCATGTAACTTCCATTGCCAACACATTGTGTAATGAAAACTCCTTAGTTAATTCGCCCcgttttatcttaattacTTCGTGTGTTTCGTTTCTGTTTCGGGCAGTTCTTACTCGTAGACACGACTACTTCACTGTTGGTATTGTGTCAAACGAACATCTTTCGAGCTGTgaggttgtgttgcttttctCTTATTATTGCTTTactattattctattatttcagatgaatgatttacgttaaataaagctaagaataacggcatcatttagtacacattgttttcctcgctgcacatgttctgaaatgctgcgtttttcttgtcgaacattttcactcccatcgtttcacgttttataagctcgcactcTACCAGCGAACAGAGAAAGAAAATCATCGAAACGAACAGATGAGTAGTCTACGCTAGTTTTGGTGATTGCAACTGAATAGAAATCTTATAAGCAGTGGTATTACTATGTTCTAGGTTTTGCGTAAttttgagaaagtgtacagcacctgcaataaaaaccttttcttgtaaactatttcttttgtaatattaaaacctttcagctgacaagaggttagactttagagtttagagtattctaaccgcacgaaACAAcagagtcagataattcaacaggtaaattaagatACTCATAATTTAAGTTAACAAAAGTTAAGTTAAGATAAGCATGGGCTCTGCATTAAGATAGTTAAGCTCGGTACAATTATCTAATGTTCGGCTGCATTGTATTTGAGCACCCGAGAGATTAAACAATGTTTGTTTGTAAACAGaaaattgtaaacaaaatacaCTTTAAAAAGTATATAAGCTAGAACCTAATTGTGCTTGCATTTGTATTTAACGACCGACTTAAACGAACTTGACCGATGCTCGATCACGACGACTTTAACCTTGAACTGCTTGGCGGATGCATAAATCAATCAGTTAATAATGAGCAATCAATTCGGAAACGACACTACCGCAATAAGCTTCCTGATTGATTTCCCCATCATGCCATAAATCTATTTTAAATTTCCTTCAGTCTGCACTTTGTCAAAGTTTTCGTAGAAGGAGCGGTCAAAGCTTGCACTCAGTATGGTTGTTTATCAGATGCAATAATGTTGTTATGAGTGTgattaactacaaaaaataagaacaaaCATTTACCATCCATTAGTATGAGACAGCGGCCACTCATAGAGGTGATAAGGTCTTAAGCAACCCTCCCCTATTAACTTTAGTGCAAGCATATGACAAGTAATGGCAGCCTACATGCATGTCTTGTTATCGAAATCGCGGATCGTAAAACGACATGCAGTGGTTTGGCAagctgtgtaggtccgaagaCAACAAAAGTAGTTGTGGAAACACATCTACGGAAGTTAGACAATTTTGGTATTCAATTTGGGCATAATAGAATTGTTAATCTGTCCAACAAGATAACCCATGCAGTTTAAGCATTAATTTTGCACAAATCGAACTCGACGATTTTGCCTACAGTAGCCTACgtaaaaacagaaaatccAGAAAAATTTAGAGTTCTTTTAGaaatatgttttctttaaGGAGGCAATTCAAATGCAACTTCTTTTACCAAGGAAGGTTCGCCATCCTGAAGATTGTGGGCCCTCTAGTTTAGCAACATGTTTTCTATTCTGAGTTGATAgtaacttaaaaattacaataggTTTCTTAACAAGACTTTTAGAATACGTATAGGCCACTAAGTTAATTATAAAACATGAAGACAGATCAAGTTTTACTTCTATTGGTTGCCACTTGTACTTTGCTGTCTCACTGTGGTGGTCTGCATTGTATGAAAGAAGCCAAGACTGAAAATGACATAATGATTCTGCAGAGCAATACTTTAGAGCCTACTTCCACTACATGCAAAGAAGGACAAGTGTGTTTACGTGGTGAAGCTGACATTAGATTGAAAGAGAGCAACATCAACGGCAAGTTccttaaataacttaattctCGCCATTTAATGGAAATACTTTACAATTTCATTGGGACCAGATTTTGTAATCTAGTCACATTTCAGTTACACTCCATGGCGGCATTTGCTGGAATGAAACGAGATGCCAAGACCAAGTGTGCAAGATTCTTGTTCGAGACGTTTTGAATGAGCTAAACACGACTACGGACTTGAATATACCTCGCATGAGAACAAAGACATGGTAAGTTACAACAGGAATAAGcaaaatctaaaaatttgGAAATACGTAGCCtaaagttttataaataaGTCTAAAGTTTTTACTTCTCTTCCATTTTCCACCCATTTACTTTCTCCAATAGGAACTGTGACTACGCGTGCTGCAAAACCGAGAACTGCAACAACGCAACTGTGtcagagattcgagaaaaacAAGGAGGTGGTGGCGTGACCGTTGTTCCTTGCTCAAATTTTGTCCTTTTGGCACCAATCAGTTTGTGGATAATTCTACTCACATAGAAACAACATTAATGTGCCAGAGACAGAGAGAGAGTTACCTTCGTTTGGTTATATGCTATTGTTAACTCTTTGCAACCAGCTCGTTGATTCACCGATTTTATATACAATCTGCTGTCTGTAGTATTGTTGTTTACTTGATGATATTAATTATGTATTTATATGtatgaattttttaattttccacTTCTGTAAATTTtcgataaatatttttacatcacATCACTCACATTATAGTCGTAAAGTTTCCATTTCCAACTGGCAATGAAGGCAGATGACCAGCTCATCAAATAGCGTGTATAATTTTTCCAGAATATAATGTGGCTATGAATGTTAATTAgcttgtgttataataaaaataccatTTATAAATTGtacaattaaagttattattaTGGTCAGTAAcacttaaaattaattttttaattaatttttcattaaTCTTTTTTTTAACTAACCTTTTCGCAGTACatctgaagaagcaagcttatgcttgcgaaaacTCGTGTAGAAAGAacataaagttaaccttcagagtgccaaactatatccagTTTTAtagtttactttaaaatttggtcaACACGGTTCAAACAACATCAACTTTGTAGTTAAAATTAATCATAATAAACGCTCGAGGTCGCTGTCACCATGACAACCTTACGCTTTTGCCTTTTTCTCAGTTGTTGGTTGGCCTAGGGCTAGTGTTGGCGGGTTCGCAAGTTTCAATCAATGGTATTGATAATACCATTCACCAAGGATAAAATTTGTTAACTTGATATATTTCGTTAGCTAACTCATTacatttaaatataaataactgGATTCAGGTCTTAAGCATAAACGTTACTTCATTACAGTTTAAAGAGTGGACCTCTGTCCACCACCTAGTTAGGCTCGTTCCTTGATCAGATACCGGTATGGTATTAGGTCTGAAAATACTGATGTTAAATAACTACATGGTCCCTGAAAGCTTACGGACACACGTGTAGTTTTGCAGcctttgaatttttgttaaacCCATCTTAagtttcattaaatttaaagagaaaaaaatcttgaaaaCGCGTTATGGATAGAGCAAAGGTAAACTTACCATACCATGTTgttagtttttgaaaaaataaatttgtgtattaaataaattttttaaataatttgaaattagCTTTTCCTATTTTAAGTATAGCCTAATGGAGAGTGTGGCACATGCATGCATGAGACTTGTCAATGTACACGATAGGCACTATATTGTGTACAAGCTAGTTTTCACTAATAAACAAACGCATTGTCTACTGGTACTTCAACgacaatttacaataaaaaatgcataaaattaaGGCAAAAACGCACACCATAACACAAAAACGTTGGCTTCTGCATGCAATATTTCTTGTGAAAAACTGCAACGTATCTTTATTGTAGACTATGGAGAGCCCTTTGCACAACAGCAGTCGGACTCGTGGATTGCCGGGACTTCCTCCTCTTCCAGCTACTGGAAGGGATTCTTATGAGTCGGATTTGTATCAGGTTTGCTacaaacatgaaaacaaaattttcttttaaaattgtcCTGGAACATGTATTATTTTTCGTAAAATTACCACTGTTTTTGAAATGATAAAACCTGAAAACCTTAAAACCTAAAATGATAAAGTTGTTGTAAATGATAACTCGCTGAGTAAATTTTAGGTAAACTGATGATatgaactttttattttaaagatagCAGGCAAGAAGATATGTAATAAGTAgtatttgtaacttttttaaagCTTGTGCTGAAGAACAGCGCTCACCCTCCAATCATGCAAGGTATGTCTTGGACTCTTCTCTCTCCATTTAAAGAACAACGTCATCATCGATCACCGAGTGAATCCATTGCCAACAACTACACTCCGTCTGTAGCTGACATTAAAATCCGTGATATACCAAGCCGGTGAATAAATTGCTAGACAATTATTGAAATGCCGTCTATGAAACTGTTGTAGCGGTTTCAATTGAGCAAACTGTAAATTTAGGTGATAACGGTAACATAAACAATAACAACTTTTATAGCAGGatatgtttgtgaaaaatatatgTATTGTTATGAATGTTTACAAGAAAACCCTTGTATTGTAGTTTTCGTGGTGTTCGATCCTCAGTTGGTGGAGAACCAAGCAGATCTTCTGGCCCAAGCCCTCCTAAATCTCCTCGCAAATCTTGTAAACATTTACTACCTTTTCATGTTTGTATGATTGTAAGAAACTTTCATTCAAGAGTTTTAAATCTGACTTATGTACTTTCCTTCTTAAAGATGGTAAATCTCCTCCATTACCTAGAAAGAAGCTAAAGTTAGAGAGAACAACTCGAACAAGGTGATTTTTTCTTCTGCTTTgtgaaacttattttttaattgctgCAAACAAAGCTTTGAATTCCATTATGTAACTGGGTAACCCTTACTTACATCCAAAGCATGGATAATGGGTCACTCTTACTTACTACAACACGTCCAACCACGAAAAAGTCCACTCCTCTTAGTGATGCTTCTATGGTTGTTCAAAAAGACAGAGATTTACCTCCAAGTCGTCCCATGTCTCCGATGGAACAGATCGACATTGTTCACGCTATTCAACAGGATAGAATGAACGATTCCATTCAACCTTCACGCCAAGATTTAGAAGTCAGTTGCTTGTTGTCcattgtaatttaaaaattactttctCGGAACATTGTGAATACTCACCGCTCATTTGacgaaaatatttaatttttaactttacattattttatttatggaGTTTCTTTATCTTGTTTGCAGAGAtatcattattacatcacGAAAGGAATAGCTGCCCATCAACTGGCTGGTCCACCACCAGGACAGATGGAAAGAATTCAACGAAGTTTACCAGAAAAACTTCAGGATAATTCCGATTTAAACTTGATGATGAATGATTTAAGAgaagaagttttaaaatattatgacTTCAGTTACCGAAAGGCTATAAGTATGCattatctatatatatatatatatatatatatatacgccATCTATATTATACTTTAAACTGTATTCAACTGCTGGCTTGAAAGAATATCAGAAATATTTATGTTGAGTGCTACAGCAATCTATTACGGGATTTTTTAGTaacatttatagtttttaataGTCTTTTTACAACATGTTTTATTGCTTGAAGTCAAAATTGCCCACAAAATTGCTTAAAGTCAAGATTCTTGCATAGTTTGGCTCAATCTGATTTATTGACTCTCACTGGCATGACTGGCAACAGTATCAGTCGTAAAAGTGTTTAATGTAGATATAAAACAGCCAGTTTGtggaatttgaaattttttgagaAATGCAagttcattgttttattttagcagCCATGGGCCATAGCTAGTGTTTTATTTACTTTCTATATCTTCTAAAACACAGAATGTTGACTTAAAGCTCAGCAGCCAGAAGTTTTTATTGTAGTGGTTTTAATACCATTTAATAAAGGCTTTTTGTATCTGGGTATCAAATATCTGCTGAAACAAaaggtttttgtttgttttgaagcTCGGGATgcttaaacattgttttttttctccATTTCAACTTTACCACCCACTGTTTCAGTTGGGCACAATATTATTACTCATGGAAATATGCACCGTAGTTGTGTTTATAAATGTTACCAACAACTAACATGGTAGCTAACGTGCATTGGTCGGTATCGAAATTAAGCTTGTTCTGTACTACCACTTCATATTTGTGTAGCTTGTCTGTTGTTTTTGATACTTGGTGGAAAGGAAATTACTTTTGCTCAACTGAACGTGCTGGTTTTAAAGCACTTTTAGTTTCAGCTAATTAATACGTTCTAGGGCACAGGATTGCTTAAAATTACATGTGAAGACACCTAACGAGAACCTGCACTAATATCAAGGCAAACTTAAATGTATAAGTATGATTAACATCTACTCTCTTATCATCAGTTGACTACATCCTTAGCGATGATACAGAGAGAAGGAGAGTCCATGTTGCAGCAATTCCTCGACCATTTCTTCTTCACACCATCAGAGCTCCAGTGCCTTGGAGAAGTTCGTGTCTTTCTGCAAGAGACTTCTGCAAACGCAGTCTTTTCACCGTCAGCTCTTTGATGCTTCACTTACAGAACCTCTGGTTTGACAGGTTCGTAATGTTAATACAGGTAAATGGTGATCTGGCGTGTGACTTCTTCAGACCCTAATCTTGAAGTTTAGAATGTGCATTGGTCGTTACTGGTTAGTTATATTAACAGCAACAATTTTATCTCTTTCCAGGTTTGTTGATCTTCGCTTTGTGGATGTGGGCGAACTGTTGAACTCACAACTTCCACTGCATCCAAACGAATTTGAAGATGTGGTGAGTTATTGACAAATCACTGCTATCTTTTATTGTAAAGTTAAAGAACCAAGAGTTCTGTCGATTATGCATGAGAACCAGTTACCTTAACACAGCTCAAAGtcctttttttgcaaatgacTTGTTGATTTTTCCACTTTTTATGCCAAAACAGGTGAGCAGTCATTGCTTAAGAACTCGTGATACACTCCTAAAGGAATGGATACCAGCAGCTGTGAAGCTTTTCCTTGATTACAAAGAAACCTGGATGCACCTGGTCCCATTAAATGACAATGACAGCACTGTGCAGGTCTGTTGAATCAATATGACAATTActtaacataaaataacaattatgTATTTGTTGCATTCATTCGTTGAGATATTTTGatctaaacaataaaaatatggaCCACCAAAAGAGGGTAAATATGCCATAGGAGACGATAAATTTAAACCAGGCACTGTATTACTTCTACAGTGACTTATTTCTAGTTGATGTCATGTATCAATTTCATGAAACTATTTCCTCGTTCAGGTCCAAGAGTTCTTTGCGTGCGCTGCGTCATTGATGTCAAATCAACTTCGAGGGATGGTCATCAACTCTCTGTCAGACCTGGTGGACTTCTTTAGAATGCATGAGGTAGCCCACTTCACATGACATAACCAGTTGTTGGGTGTTTTTACACGCATTACACACATGCTCTGCACATGTCTGTATATGCTAAGCGTAAGTTATATACTGCAGATGTAGACGCATTTTTACAGGATTCTGTTAATGGAAATGAAACTTAATCGTTTTCTAAAAACTTTCCCACTTTACAGGACGGAAATGATTTCGGTGAAGAATACACTGATCTTCGATATTGCGTTCGCTCCGTGATGTTACTCAAATTACAAGTCCGTGATGCCAAGCTCTATTTTAGTCCAAGCTTTGCGGATTGCCGCGATGTCATGCTCAACTGCTTCTCTCATATCACCAGTGCAGCCGAGTCTATCCCAAGAGTAAGTGATGTGGTTATCAACACCAGCTTGCACAGAAATGTTGCTAACTGGTTTGTATGCAGGTTTGACATTGAGCCATCGCTAAGAATTTTTAGGAGACCTCAACTTTTAAAGactaattttctgctgtagttgcaaaagtataaatttttagagaaaactggaaaaaattaagaaacagTTTTGGCCTTCAAAAAtaccttaaaatttatttgtatggATTGTGTTCTTACTAGTAATATGTGTTTAGCTGAATAGAAAGAATTCTCTTGTTGTGTTGTAGGTTGAATGCGATATGTTCCCAGAATTGAGAGATTCCTCCTTGGTGTTAAGGACGGTTAATCCTGATGAGCAACTTGTAAAAGATTTTATTGACGTCGCcatgaacattttcaaagCCAACACCATCGGACCACAGAAGTAACTGTTACCAAGTCGAGTTGATATAACACAAAAACTCCATGTTAACATGTTTTATGTGCAATATAGACTGCTTGAATGCCTCTAAAGTGTACAAACATACATTTCATTTCCTCAGATACTTGGATGTGTATAAGAAGTATGCTGATCTTCTTAACAACAAAGCAGAGATGGAAGTTGTGCAGTTCATTAAGGCAGAACATACACTGGATGAGTTTGTGTTGATGATCAACCGATATGAGGCAAGTTAGGCATGTAACTAAAGAATATCGGCTTGCCTGTTTGCAACATTGCAGTCATAGGTTTCAGACTAAGGCTATCATACTATTTGACtaaattattttcactttAGTCAACGTTTTGTTAGCAATCTTTACTTTTCAACAGAAAATTCGCTCCGAGATCATGATGCTTCGATTTAATATTCCATTGAGTTTGTTCTGTCTCAATTGTCTTGAACTAAACAACGAGCACGCAGATCGAGCTCAAAGGTTAAAGGACAAACTCATTTCTTTTCAAGTGGATTCCAACAGGGACCAAAATAAGAGGTGACTCTTTATACAACGAAGCCGTTTTCTGGTTTTCGTACTGCAATCAGTTGATTAACTTTCCTGCAAAGTGTTTGTTGAAAGATGGTGCTCTTAGCTTTCACAATGTTACTTCTATTGTGATGTCTgcatttctttttaattggTGCTTTAAAAAGCTTGACTGACTTATTTATGGTATGGTTTGTGTCTGTTATGTTTCAGCATTTGCCACCAATATGATGCAATTGCTGACCGTGTTTCTGAAATGCCAGAGACGACAGTGGAGCTCGTTGAGCTGGTGGAGTTTTTGAAGAaatcaaatgacgtcacaattcaTGAACTGAAGCATGAAATCGGTTTAGCTGCAGAACGTTTGGAGTTCTTACTCGACCATGCAACACTCCCATGTAAGGAGAGGATTTAGTCACAAATTCTTAACCTGTTAACCTGTTGACATGTGAAATGCATGCAATGCATGTCACGCCTAACCAAGGCATATTAAATGTATACAATATggttgccaccaggcataataGTCATCAAAAATAAGGCACTACTGGtgaataaaaaacattattgCCCTAATGAAACGTCAGCAGACATTAAAGTTTCACCATTAGTGCCTTATATTTAATAATGTAAAATATGTGTTGGTTTAGTGGAAATCCCCAGTAATGTAGTGTTTGGTGTACTTAATGCTTTCTATCAGTGTATGACGTTACCAGGGTCAAGTGTACTTGTTTTACCTGgatgttttcttgtttataaTTGCTTTGCAGACGAAGATATAAAACTTAATAGCAATGTATTCCACTGGCCAGAACAAATTCAAAATGTATTCGATATTAACCGAAATCGTTTGATGAATCGACGAGAAAATGCTGAAGACAAATTGAGAAAGAGGCAAGCACATAAAATTCAGTTTTGTTCAGTCTAAAGGAGAGAAGTTCTTGATTTTTCACTACTCAACTTTCTCTTTTCTAATCCTGCCCACAGGGTTAAAGAATTCGAAGAAACCTTGACTGGTTACAACAAGGAAGTTGAAGCTTTCAAGAAGAAGGAGGTTGCAAACCTCGACGAGATGCAGAAGAACGTTGATAAACTTGCCGAAATGGACAAATTACTCCAGGCTGCCACCCAGGACCTTCAGGTAGCCTTTTACTCACCATTCAGAAGGTGAAAGAGAAAATGGTTACGCTCAATTGATTTTGAGCCTGTAGGCCGGCAAGTTTGGTGGAGATTTTTTTCCACCATTCTGAAGAAGGGACTCTCCTTTTCACCTTCTAAATTGTGATTAAAATGGGCTACGAGCTTATAGagaattttaaccttttcTTGTTGCTTGTGCATAACtacaaaaccaaaacaaagGCAGACCATAACTGCATGAGTAGgtaatatggtgccaagtgtcaGAAAATAACATACACTTATGAAGATGCCCTGGGAAAACCTGTGTGATGGTTACGTCATCTGCGTTATTTAAGCAAACCTATTAAATCGTattgattttaaattattattaatctTAAATTAGTAATTATCATATCATTTAAACCGTAGTTACatatttgctaaaaatttgttgtttgtaattaattgtttgttgaattgaaatttgttgttggaaattattttattattgtcAGTTTTTATTGTCATGTCTTTTTATGTGTTATCGCCTTATCATGTCTTAACATAATAGGACATCAACACAGAGGAACGTTTACTTGAATTTGAAGAAAGTGCATTTCCAATATTGCAAGCCATGTTCCAGTTTAAACAGCCATATGACAGCCTGTGGAACACTGCCCTACAGTGGCATGTCAAAAACGAAACTTGGATGAATGGTGAGTGCAGCgtaaagtatttttatatattcaTTTTATGAATAAGCAGTAAACAGTTAAGATGAAGCTTTCAATATTTAACTTTACCCCAAGGTTAATAAGCTTATTAA includes the following:
- the LOC143459100 gene encoding uncharacterized protein LOC143459100; the encoded protein is MKTDQVLLLLVATCTLLSHCGGLHCMKEAKTENDIMILQSNTLEPTSTTCKEGQVCLRGEADIRLKESNINVTLHGGICWNETRCQDQVCKILVRDVLNELNTTTDLNIPRMRTKTWNCDYACCKTENCNNATVSEIREKQGGGGVTVVPCSNFVLLAPISLWIILLT